In one Campylobacter insulaenigrae NCTC 12927 genomic region, the following are encoded:
- a CDS encoding OPT family oligopeptide transporter: MHNKQSLPELTFRGIVLGSILTIIFTASNVYLGLKVGLTFSTSIPAVVIAMAVLKFFKDSNILENNMVQTQVSAAGTLSSVIFVIPGLFICGYWVEFPLWLTFMLCLCGGGLGVLFTIPLRKAMVVESKLAYPEGRAAAEILKVANKDQADKKGRNGLKEIALGAVLASIVSLFSSGFKLIASESSFAFIWKKMAFGFSTGYSVALLGAGYLVGMAGGVALFCGMVLAWMIFVPYFSMKESFDASLSALDIANQVWVQKVRLIGTGTIAVAALWTLIELSKPVYDGMKNMLRKTSLSFSQDPKDTDLSLRTIIGLFILMSIGLFVSFFTFVSDSNLISAHQIIFALVGTLIAIFIGFFVASACGYMAGLVGSSSSPISGIGLIGIMVSSLIILLIGYKIDLFSNPLTAKFAVAFAIFTTSVILATAAISNDNLQDLKTGYLVGATPWKQQIALIIGCVFGALAIAPVLNLLYQAYGFVGAMPRAGMNVDNALAAPQANLMSTIAQGIFNANIEWNYILIGAFVGVCIVITDRIFRMKNLSLPPLAVGIGIYLPPDVNTPLFIGGLMAYLIKKRLEKKYHKNMHQKELTQEREQRGVLFASGLIVGESIFGVLIAGLTVLSISRGGAEDPLAITSSFKDDGSIGLIVFIAVMLIFIRRVLKK, encoded by the coding sequence ATGCATAATAAACAATCATTACCAGAACTTACATTTAGAGGCATTGTATTAGGGAGTATTTTGACCATTATTTTTACTGCTTCTAATGTATATTTAGGTCTTAAAGTAGGACTTACCTTTTCTACTTCTATACCAGCTGTAGTTATTGCTATGGCTGTTTTGAAATTTTTTAAAGATTCGAATATTCTAGAGAATAATATGGTTCAAACTCAAGTATCAGCTGCAGGGACGCTTTCATCGGTAATTTTTGTAATCCCAGGGCTTTTTATATGTGGATATTGGGTAGAATTTCCTTTATGGTTAACTTTTATGCTTTGTCTTTGTGGTGGAGGTTTAGGTGTGCTCTTTACCATACCTTTAAGAAAGGCGATGGTTGTTGAAAGCAAACTAGCATATCCTGAAGGTAGGGCAGCAGCTGAAATTTTAAAAGTTGCTAATAAAGATCAAGCTGATAAAAAAGGTCGCAATGGATTAAAAGAAATTGCTTTGGGTGCTGTTTTAGCTTCTATTGTAAGTTTATTTTCAAGTGGGTTTAAGCTTATTGCTAGTGAAAGTAGTTTTGCTTTTATATGGAAAAAAATGGCATTTGGATTTTCTACGGGCTATTCTGTGGCATTATTGGGTGCAGGTTATTTAGTTGGTATGGCTGGTGGAGTGGCTTTATTTTGTGGAATGGTACTAGCTTGGATGATTTTTGTACCCTATTTTTCAATGAAAGAGAGCTTTGATGCTAGTTTAAGTGCTTTAGATATAGCAAATCAAGTTTGGGTTCAAAAAGTACGTTTAATAGGTACTGGAACTATAGCAGTAGCTGCTTTATGGACTTTGATTGAGCTTTCAAAGCCAGTATATGATGGTATGAAAAATATGCTTAGAAAAACTTCGCTTAGTTTTTCACAAGATCCCAAAGATACAGATTTATCCTTAAGGACAATAATAGGATTATTTATATTAATGAGTATAGGGTTATTTGTATCTTTTTTTACTTTTGTATCTGACTCTAATTTAATTTCTGCACATCAAATTATTTTTGCTTTAGTAGGAACCCTAATAGCTATTTTTATAGGGTTTTTTGTAGCTTCAGCTTGTGGTTATATGGCTGGTTTAGTTGGTTCATCATCATCTCCAATTTCAGGAATAGGACTTATAGGCATTATGGTGTCTTCTTTAATAATTCTATTAATAGGATATAAAATAGATTTATTTAGCAATCCTTTGACGGCTAAATTTGCGGTTGCTTTTGCAATTTTTACAACTAGTGTGATTTTAGCGACTGCAGCTATTTCAAATGATAATCTTCAAGATCTTAAGACTGGATATTTAGTAGGAGCAACTCCTTGGAAGCAACAAATTGCTTTAATTATAGGATGTGTTTTTGGAGCTTTAGCTATAGCTCCAGTTTTAAATTTATTATATCAAGCTTACGGATTTGTCGGTGCCATGCCAAGAGCAGGAATGAATGTTGATAATGCTTTGGCCGCTCCTCAGGCAAATTTAATGAGTACCATAGCTCAAGGAATTTTTAATGCAAATATCGAATGGAACTATATATTAATAGGAGCTTTTGTTGGAGTTTGTATTGTTATTACAGATCGTATATTTAGAATGAAAAATTTATCTTTACCTCCTCTAGCTGTTGGTATAGGTATATATTTACCTCCTGATGTAAATACACCTTTATTTATAGGTGGATTGATGGCTTATTTAATTAAAAAGCGTCTTGAGAAAAAGTATCATAAGAATATGCACCAAAAAGAATTAACACAAGAACGGGAGCAAAGAGGAGTCTTGTTTGCTTCAGGTTTGATAGTAGGAGAAAGTATTTTTGGAGTATTAATAGCAGGATTAACCGTGCTTTCTATTAGTAGAGGTGGAGCTGAAGACCCGCTTGCTATTACAAGTTCCTTCAAAGATGATGGAAGTATTGGTTTAATAGTATTTATAGCTGTGATGTTAATTTTTATAAGAAGAGTGCTTAAAAAATGA
- a CDS encoding undecaprenyl-diphosphate phosphatase, translating to MEYYYALILGIIEGLTEFLPVSSTGHMILGAEILRLEINDFWRSFFIVIQLGSILAVVFIFKDKLTRKIDIWLKLAVGFLPAGGVGFIAYKFLKELFNGYTVATMLILGGIVFIIVELKHRKKDYNIHSLDEVSYKQAFLIGLTQALAIIPGTSRSGASIIGGLLLGLDRKVASEFSFLLAIPTMIVATCYSIYKEPEILSNINNFIPIAIGFITAFIVAFVVIKIFLKLISKIDFIPFGIYRIILGFIFLWLFTSGMLDITKTSI from the coding sequence ATAGAATATTATTATGCTTTGATTTTAGGAATTATAGAAGGGCTGACTGAATTTTTGCCAGTTTCTTCCACTGGTCATATGATTTTAGGCGCAGAAATTTTACGCTTGGAGATTAATGATTTTTGGAGAAGTTTTTTTATTGTTATTCAATTAGGATCAATTTTAGCTGTGGTTTTTATTTTTAAAGATAAATTAACTCGTAAGATTGATATATGGTTAAAACTTGCTGTGGGATTTTTACCTGCAGGCGGAGTTGGTTTTATAGCATATAAATTTTTAAAAGAACTATTTAATGGATATACTGTAGCAACTATGCTTATTTTAGGAGGTATTGTTTTTATTATTGTAGAGTTAAAACACAGAAAAAAAGATTACAATATACACTCTTTAGATGAAGTGAGTTACAAACAGGCATTTTTAATAGGATTAACTCAAGCCCTTGCTATAATACCAGGCACTTCAAGAAGTGGTGCTAGTATTATAGGTGGATTATTGCTTGGTCTTGACCGAAAAGTTGCTTCTGAATTTTCATTTTTATTAGCAATTCCAACCATGATAGTTGCGACTTGTTATAGTATATACAAAGAGCCAGAAATTTTAAGTAATATAAATAATTTCATACCTATAGCTATAGGCTTTATAACAGCTTTTATAGTTGCTTTTGTGGTAATTAAGATATTTTTGAAACTCATTAGTAAAATTGATTTTATACCATTTGGAATTTATAGAATTATTTTAGGATTTATATTTTTATGGCTTTTTACAAGCGGTATGCTTGATATAACTAAAACTAGTATTTGA